GGGGGCGTCAGGCCCAGGGCCTGCCATGTACGCTGCCAGGAGGCTTGGAACAGGGAAGCTGCAGTGTCCATGGCTTTGCTCTCTGAATGATTTGATGAAAAACGGCTTGCAACGCCCGCCAGTTCTGAGATTTATCCAAAAAACTGATAGCAAACCACGATGGCAGCGACCACGCCGGCCAGCTCGGCCACCAGCGCGCAGGGCACGGCATGGCGCGCGCGCTGAATGCCCACGGCACCAAAGTACACGGCCAGCACGTAGAACGTGGTTTCGGTGCTGCCCTGAATCGTGGCAGCAGCCAGAGCCGCAAAACTGTCCACGCCCTGGCTTTGCATGGTCTCGATCAGCATGGCGCGGGCCGCGCTGCCGGAAAAGGGCTTGACCAGTGCCGTCGGCAGGGCGTCGACAAAGCGGGCATCCACGCCAAGGGCATCTACTGCCCAGCGGATGGCTGAGAGTGCATATTCCAGTGCGCCCGAGGCGCGAAACACGCCCACGGCGCAAAGCATGGCGACCAGATAGGGCAACAGGCCTTTGGCGACATCAAAGCCCTCTTTGGCACCCTCGATAAAGCTGTCGTACACGGCGACCTTGCGCAGCGCGCCCAGACCCACGAACAGTACGATCAGCATAAACAGCGTGAGGTTGCCCATCAGCGATGACAGCTGGGCCAGTGCCGCCGCGCTGAGCGTGGTGAGAAACGCCATAAAAGCGCCCAGCGCCAGTGCCACGGGCAACAGATAGGCCAGCACCACGGGGCTGAAGATGGGCAGGCGCTGCACCAGAGCCACGCTGAACATGCCCACCAGTGTAGAGGCGGAAGTGGCCAGCAGAATCGGCAGGAAGACCAGCGTCGGATCGGCCGCACCCTGCTGCATGCGGTACATGAAGATGGTGACCGGCAGCAGCGTCAGCGACGAGGCATTGAGCACGAGAAACAGAATCTGCGCATTGGTCGCGGTGTCGGGCTGCGGGTTCAGCTCCTGCAAAGCACGCATGGCCTTGAGGCCCATGGGCGTGGCCGCGTTGTCCAGCCCCAGCCCGTTGGCGGCAAAGTTCAATGTGATCAGGCCCAGTGCTGGGTGACCGCGCGGCACCTCGGGCATGAGCTTGGCAAACAGCGGGCCCAGCATCTTTGCCAGCCATTCGACCACGCCCGCCTTTTCTGCAATGCGCAGAAAGCCCAGCCACAGCGTGAGCGTGCCAAACAGCAGCACCATCACTTCGACCGACAGCCTGGCCATGGCGAACAGGGCCTGAACCATGGATGAGAACACCTGGGCTTGACCGCCCAGCAGCCACTGCGCGAGCGCAGCTGCCGCTGCCACGAGAAAAAAACCGAGCCACAAGGCATTGAGCATATAAGCGCCTGTTTTGTACTGCAGCCGATTGTGGCGCGAAACCGGGGCAGCAATGGCACACTGTGGCTCCTTGGTTGCCCGGGAGAGCATGGCGGGCTCTCAGATGTTTTGAATCAGACAGGGACAGTGGACGGATGACAGCAAAGCAAGTTCTCTGGGAGCAGCCCTATGGCAAGGGGCTGGCCCTGTTGATGTGTCTGTTCGGTTTTCTTGGCCTGATGAGCGGATGGATGTTGCTGGAGGCCGATTTTTCAGACGGCTGGCGCAATGCCGCCAGGATCCAGTGGGCGCTGGTGCTGCAGGCCATGCTGGCGCTGAACTCGGCCATGTGCTTCACGCTGGTGTGGCTGCTGTGGACGCGCAATCGCGCGGCTTTGCTGCTGGGCGCTCTTTACGTGATGCTCGGCGTGGTCAGCCAGGCTGGCATGTTCTGGTATGTCAGCAGGCTCGGCAGCCAGGTCGATATGCTGTCGCTGGGCCTGTGGCTGGGAGAGGCCATCTTCTGGTTCTGCATTGTGGGCTATCTCTACTGGCTCAGAAGTCGCGGCGTGCTGCGCTGATCCGAACTCAAGGCGTTGCCAGCACGCGCATCAATTGCCCATTGGATGAATCGGTGAGCAGGTACAGCAGGCCGTCCGGTC
This window of the Comamonas testosteroni genome carries:
- a CDS encoding nucleoside recognition domain-containing protein: MLNALWLGFFLVAAAAALAQWLLGGQAQVFSSMVQALFAMARLSVEVMVLLFGTLTLWLGFLRIAEKAGVVEWLAKMLGPLFAKLMPEVPRGHPALGLITLNFAANGLGLDNAATPMGLKAMRALQELNPQPDTATNAQILFLVLNASSLTLLPVTIFMYRMQQGAADPTLVFLPILLATSASTLVGMFSVALVQRLPIFSPVVLAYLLPVALALGAFMAFLTTLSAAALAQLSSLMGNLTLFMLIVLFVGLGALRKVAVYDSFIEGAKEGFDVAKGLLPYLVAMLCAVGVFRASGALEYALSAIRWAVDALGVDARFVDALPTALVKPFSGSAARAMLIETMQSQGVDSFAALAAATIQGSTETTFYVLAVYFGAVGIQRARHAVPCALVAELAGVVAAIVVCYQFFG
- a CDS encoding virulence factor MviN — its product is MTAKQVLWEQPYGKGLALLMCLFGFLGLMSGWMLLEADFSDGWRNAARIQWALVLQAMLALNSAMCFTLVWLLWTRNRAALLLGALYVMLGVVSQAGMFWYVSRLGSQVDMLSLGLWLGEAIFWFCIVGYLYWLRSRGVLR